A region from the Triticum urartu cultivar G1812 chromosome 1, Tu2.1, whole genome shotgun sequence genome encodes:
- the LOC125525833 gene encoding uncharacterized protein LOC125525833 → MSLTRSSSSASSGTASPPSEQGSVSGEEHIFNRDGFAELETWEDPTPRPSPFTLKELGDAWVAAAKRQLIRRPKTPPREELLRRSQEHDLKSLIIALNVYAKQNNMQPTDLGVIEVKARNLIIEGGKGYVHFNFLVKMQGDPSSLFFAEVHPDCREEEDVYLCTPLEANDSGNCYGCKDRAKELLHPTSGGYLGGHKDVVFPFIYGSDEESEDEA, encoded by the exons ATGTCATTAACCCGGAGCTCTTCTTCAGCCTCGAGTGGAACCGCTTCTCCTCCCAGTGAACAGGGTTCAGTTTCTGGTGAAGAACATATCTTCAACAG GGATGGATTTGCTGAGTTGGAGACCTGGGAAGACCCCACTCCTAGGCCATCACCCTTTACTCTCAAGGAGCTGGGTGATGCCTGGGTTGCTGCTGCAAAGCGCCAGCTCATTCGCAGGCCCAAGACACCGCCCCGTGAGGAGCTGCTAAGGCGCAGCCAAGAGCATGACCTGAAGAGTTTGATAATAGCGTTGAACGTCTATGCCAAGCAAAACAATATGCAA CCTACTGACCTCGGGGTAATAGAAGTGAAAGCAAGAAACCTAATCATCGAGGGGGGAAAGGGATATGTACACTTTAACTTTCTTGTGAAAATGCAAGGTGACCCATCTAGTTTGTTCTTTGCGGAGGTGCATCCAGATTGtagagaggaggaggatgtgtaTCTTTGCACCCCTTTGGAAGCTAATGACTCGG GTAACTGTTATGGGTGCAAGGACCGTGCAAAAGAGCTTTTGCATCCCACTAGCGGTGGCTACTTGGGTGGGCACAAAGATGTTGTTTTCCCCTTCATTTACGGAAGTGATGAAGAAAGTGAAGATGAGGCCTGA